Proteins from one Variovorax sp. TBS-050B genomic window:
- a CDS encoding ParB/RepB/Spo0J family partition protein, whose protein sequence is TRKRLEALTAGLSIPEPPAAASPAPSQAPGIAPATPVPPALPAAAAAETRFPPAQTGQFAPRTGPGQMLAFRGQMQAVEGELATLRERLRQYDGSTPTRKLDPKTIRVSRWANRHPAAFENADFAGLKADIEQAGGNVQPILVRALPDEPDRYELVFGHRRHRACLELGIPVLAAIWVDELGDAELFAAMDRENRERADLSPYEQGVMYQRALEEQLFPTQRQMAEKLGVSHTWVRKALIVAQLPSAVVECFRSPLEIQYRHAEQLNAALDKDRRSVLKRAEKVRGQKLLPAVVVARLLGTEPGAKPQKIAIQSEGRTLGSCVRATDGTVTLTLLPSVAGEPPSDALMKSLAQALQKVQLLG, encoded by the coding sequence ACCCGCAAACGCCTCGAAGCCCTGACCGCCGGACTCTCGATTCCCGAGCCTCCGGCCGCCGCGAGCCCGGCCCCCTCGCAGGCGCCCGGCATCGCGCCGGCGACGCCCGTTCCGCCGGCACTGCCCGCTGCGGCCGCGGCGGAGACCCGGTTCCCGCCGGCCCAGACCGGCCAGTTCGCGCCACGCACCGGCCCCGGCCAGATGCTCGCATTCCGCGGCCAGATGCAGGCGGTCGAGGGCGAACTCGCCACGCTGCGCGAACGGCTGCGCCAGTACGACGGATCGACGCCGACGCGCAAGCTGGACCCGAAGACGATCCGCGTCTCGCGCTGGGCCAACCGCCATCCGGCCGCCTTCGAGAACGCCGATTTCGCCGGGCTCAAGGCCGACATCGAGCAGGCCGGCGGCAACGTCCAGCCGATCCTGGTGCGCGCGCTGCCGGACGAGCCGGATCGCTACGAGCTGGTGTTCGGCCACCGGCGCCACCGCGCCTGCCTCGAACTCGGCATCCCCGTGCTCGCGGCGATCTGGGTCGACGAACTCGGCGACGCCGAGCTGTTCGCCGCCATGGACCGTGAGAACCGCGAGCGCGCCGACCTGTCGCCCTACGAGCAGGGCGTGATGTACCAGCGCGCGCTCGAGGAGCAGCTGTTCCCGACGCAGCGGCAGATGGCCGAGAAGCTCGGCGTCAGCCACACCTGGGTGCGCAAGGCGCTGATCGTCGCGCAACTCCCGTCGGCGGTGGTCGAATGCTTCCGCAGCCCGCTCGAGATCCAGTACCGCCACGCCGAGCAGCTCAACGCGGCGCTCGACAAGGACCGCCGCAGCGTGCTGAAAAGGGCCGAAAAGGTCAGGGGCCAGAAGCTGCTGCCGGCGGTGGTGGTGGCCCGGCTGCTCGGCACCGAGCCCGGCGCCAAGCCGCAGAAGATCGCGATCCAGAGCGAGGGGCGGACCCTGGGTTCGTGCGTGCGCGCGACCGACGGCACCGTGACGCTGACACTGCTGCCCAGTGTTGCGGGCGAGCCGCCGTCGGACGCATTGATGAAGTCGCTGGCGCAGGCGCTGCAGAAGGTGCAACTGCTCGGCTGA